The Coffea arabica cultivar ET-39 chromosome 8e, Coffea Arabica ET-39 HiFi, whole genome shotgun sequence genome window below encodes:
- the LOC113704210 gene encoding beta-carotene isomerase D27, chloroplastic isoform X1, whose translation MVVLTSFQAVQVHNQAAAIKCGYHPRLRLKNGTVSIRCGIAEPSGEPAPFGQKTKYKDGFFEKAFMTLFARKMEKFAAKSNKDGTPVEKKGWFDYDYESFVDVSKRVIQGRNRTQQQQVVREVLLSMLPPGAPAQFRKLFPPTRWACEFNATITVPFFDWLVGPSEVVEVEVNGVKQRSGVRIKKCRYLENSGCVGMCVNMCKIPTQDFFTDEFGLPLTMTPNFEDMSCEMVYGQAPPPFEDDPASKQPCFADICKRQLLKALWQIPIRASVPSCKPNRNSSYFISSGSVGGRDYGATFKSNRKRSNSQELFV comes from the exons ATGGTGGTTCTAACAAGTTTTCAAGCAGTCCAAGTCCATAACCAAGCAGCAGCAATAAAGTGTGGTTACCACCCAAGACTACGCCTTAAAAATGGAACTGTTAGCATAAGGTGTGGGATTGCAGAGCCATCAGGAGAGCCAGCACCATTCGGGCAGAAGACAAAATACAAGGATGGTTTCTTTGAGAAGGCTTTCATGACGCTCTTCGCCCGcaaaatggagaaatttgcTGCCAAATCCAACAAAGATGGGACGCCAGTAGAGAAGAAGGGTTGGTTTGATTATGACTATGAAAGCTTTGTGGACGTCTCTAAGAGAGTGATTCAAGGTAGGAATCGCACGCAACAGCAGCAAGTGGTTCGAGAGGTGCTCTTGTCCATGCTTCCTCCTGGTGCTCCTGCTCag TTCAGGAAGCTTTTTCCACCGACGAGATGGGCCTGTGAATTCAATGCCACGATAACAGTACCCTTCTTCGACTGGCTAGTTGGGCCTTCAGAG GTCGTGGAAGTGGAGGTAAATGGAGTAAAGCAAAGAAGTGGAGTGCGCATAAAGAAGTGCAG GTATTTGGAGAACAGCGGGTGCGTAGGAATGTGCGTTAACATGTGCAAAATACCCACACAAGACTTCTTCACCGACGAATTTGGGCTTCCATTAACTATGACCCCAA ATTTCGAAGATATGAGCTGTGAGATGGTGTACGGGCAGGCTCCACCGCCATTTGAAGATGACCCGGCATCCAAACAACCTTGTTTTGCAGATATTTGTAAGCGCCAACTGCTAAAG GCTCTTTGGCAAATCCCAATTCGAGCGTCTGTCCCAAGCTGCAAACCTAACAGAAACAGCTCCTATTTCATTTCTTCGGGAAGTGTTGGGGGCCGTGACTATGGCGCGACATTCAAAAGTAACAGAAAAAGATCAAACTCGCAGGAATTGTTTGTTTGA
- the LOC113704210 gene encoding beta-carotene isomerase D27, chloroplastic isoform X3, translating to MVVLTSFQAVQVHNQAAAIKCGYHPRLRLKNGTVSIRCGIAEPSGEPAPFGQKTKYKDGFFEKAFMTLFARKMEKFAAKSNKDGTPVEKKGWFDYDYESFVDVSKRVIQGRNRTQQQQVVREVLLSMLPPGAPAQFRKLFPPTRWACEFNATITVPFFDWLVGPSEVVEVEVNGVKQRSGVRIKKCRYLENSGCVGMCVNMCKIPTQDFFTDEFGLPLTMTPNFEDMSCEMVYGQAPPPFEDDPASKQPCFADICSLANPNSSVCPKLQT from the exons ATGGTGGTTCTAACAAGTTTTCAAGCAGTCCAAGTCCATAACCAAGCAGCAGCAATAAAGTGTGGTTACCACCCAAGACTACGCCTTAAAAATGGAACTGTTAGCATAAGGTGTGGGATTGCAGAGCCATCAGGAGAGCCAGCACCATTCGGGCAGAAGACAAAATACAAGGATGGTTTCTTTGAGAAGGCTTTCATGACGCTCTTCGCCCGcaaaatggagaaatttgcTGCCAAATCCAACAAAGATGGGACGCCAGTAGAGAAGAAGGGTTGGTTTGATTATGACTATGAAAGCTTTGTGGACGTCTCTAAGAGAGTGATTCAAGGTAGGAATCGCACGCAACAGCAGCAAGTGGTTCGAGAGGTGCTCTTGTCCATGCTTCCTCCTGGTGCTCCTGCTCag TTCAGGAAGCTTTTTCCACCGACGAGATGGGCCTGTGAATTCAATGCCACGATAACAGTACCCTTCTTCGACTGGCTAGTTGGGCCTTCAGAG GTCGTGGAAGTGGAGGTAAATGGAGTAAAGCAAAGAAGTGGAGTGCGCATAAAGAAGTGCAG GTATTTGGAGAACAGCGGGTGCGTAGGAATGTGCGTTAACATGTGCAAAATACCCACACAAGACTTCTTCACCGACGAATTTGGGCTTCCATTAACTATGACCCCAA ATTTCGAAGATATGAGCTGTGAGATGGTGTACGGGCAGGCTCCACCGCCATTTGAAGATGACCCGGCATCCAAACAACCTTGTTTTGCAGATATTT GCTCTTTGGCAAATCCCAATTCGAGCGTCTGTCCCAAGCTGCAAACCTAA
- the LOC113704210 gene encoding beta-carotene isomerase D27, chloroplastic isoform X2, whose protein sequence is MVVLTSFQAVQVHNQAAAIKCGYHPRLRLKNGTVSIRCGIAEPSGEPAPFGQKTKYKDGFFEKAFMTLFARKMEKFAAKSNKDGTPVEKKGWFDYDYESFVDVSKRVIQGRNRTQQQQVVREVLLSMLPPGAPAQVVEVEVNGVKQRSGVRIKKCRYLENSGCVGMCVNMCKIPTQDFFTDEFGLPLTMTPNFEDMSCEMVYGQAPPPFEDDPASKQPCFADICKRQLLKALWQIPIRASVPSCKPNRNSSYFISSGSVGGRDYGATFKSNRKRSNSQELFV, encoded by the exons ATGGTGGTTCTAACAAGTTTTCAAGCAGTCCAAGTCCATAACCAAGCAGCAGCAATAAAGTGTGGTTACCACCCAAGACTACGCCTTAAAAATGGAACTGTTAGCATAAGGTGTGGGATTGCAGAGCCATCAGGAGAGCCAGCACCATTCGGGCAGAAGACAAAATACAAGGATGGTTTCTTTGAGAAGGCTTTCATGACGCTCTTCGCCCGcaaaatggagaaatttgcTGCCAAATCCAACAAAGATGGGACGCCAGTAGAGAAGAAGGGTTGGTTTGATTATGACTATGAAAGCTTTGTGGACGTCTCTAAGAGAGTGATTCAAGGTAGGAATCGCACGCAACAGCAGCAAGTGGTTCGAGAGGTGCTCTTGTCCATGCTTCCTCCTGGTGCTCCTGCTCag GTCGTGGAAGTGGAGGTAAATGGAGTAAAGCAAAGAAGTGGAGTGCGCATAAAGAAGTGCAG GTATTTGGAGAACAGCGGGTGCGTAGGAATGTGCGTTAACATGTGCAAAATACCCACACAAGACTTCTTCACCGACGAATTTGGGCTTCCATTAACTATGACCCCAA ATTTCGAAGATATGAGCTGTGAGATGGTGTACGGGCAGGCTCCACCGCCATTTGAAGATGACCCGGCATCCAAACAACCTTGTTTTGCAGATATTTGTAAGCGCCAACTGCTAAAG GCTCTTTGGCAAATCCCAATTCGAGCGTCTGTCCCAAGCTGCAAACCTAACAGAAACAGCTCCTATTTCATTTCTTCGGGAAGTGTTGGGGGCCGTGACTATGGCGCGACATTCAAAAGTAACAGAAAAAGATCAAACTCGCAGGAATTGTTTGTTTGA
- the LOC113704209 gene encoding endoglucanase 1-like — translation MTSCLPKFTIKLLLILCFSLSSSHAFTTRDYSDALEKSILFFEGQRSGKLPSNQRLSWRGDSALSDGSGYHVDLAGGYYDAGDNVKFGLPMAFTTTLFAWSIIEFGSSMHNQLENAKAAVRWGADYLLKAATATPATLYAQVGDPNIDHRCWERPEDMDTPRNVYKVTSQNPGSDVAAETAAALAAASIVFKDSDPHYSTKLLHTAMEVFDFADRHRGSYSDSLNSVVCPFYCSYSGYQDELLWGASWLHTASENSSYLAYIQSNGHTLGADNDDYSFSWDDKRPGTKVLLAKGFLEKSTQEFQLYKAHSDSYICSLIPGMPNFQAQYTPGGLLYKQSESNLQYVTSSSFLLLTYAKYLRSNGGVAACGVSTITADKIIETAKRQVDYILGDNPAKMSYMVGFGQRYPQHVHHRGSSVPSVHAHPGRVSCSDGFQYLYSRLPNPNILVGAILGGPDSRDNFADDRNNYQQSEPATYINAPFVGAVAFFSDGSTTV, via the exons ATGACTTCTTGCCTTCCTAAGTTTACCATAAAATTACTACTGATTCTATGCTTCTCCTTATCCTCCTCTCATGCATTCACCACTCGAGACTATTCTGATGCCCTTGAAAAATCCATTCTCTTCTTTGAAGGGCAGAGATCAGGGAAGCTGCCCTCGAACCAACGACTTTCGTGGAGGGGTGACTCTGCATTGTCCGACGGCTCTGGTTACCAT GTTGATCTTGCGGGAGGTTATTATGATGCAGGAGACAATGTCAAGTTTGGCCTGCCAATGGCTTTCACTACTACTCTATTTGCATGGAGCATAATTGAGTTTGGTAGCTCCATGCATAACCAACTTGAGAATGCCAAAGCCGCTGTCCGCTGGGGTGCCGattatcttttgaaagcagCCACAGCAACTCCTGCTACCTTATACGCTCAA GTTGGAGATCCGAATATAGACCATCGTTGCTGGGAAAGGCCAGAGGACATGGACACACCTCGGAATGTGTATAAAGTGACCTCCCAAAACCCAGGATCAGACGTAGCAGCAGAGACAGCAGCAGCACTGGCAGCAGCCTCTATTGTGTTCAAAGATTCCGATCCTCATTATTCCACCAAATTATTGCACACAGCAATGGAG GTGTTTGATTTTGCAGACAGGCACAGGGGCTCTTACAGTGACTCTCTCAATTCTGTTGTCTGCCCATTTTACTGCTCATATTCAGGATACCAA GATGAGCTATTGTGGGGAGCTTCTTGGCTTCATACAGCTTCAGAAAATTCCTCGTATTTGGCTTACATCCAATCAAATGGCCACACACTTGGCGCAGATAATGACGATTATTCCTTTAGTTGGGATGACAAACGCCCCGGAACAAAAGTTCTGCTtgcaaag GGTTTCTTGGAGAAGAGCACCCAAGAATTTCAGCTGTATAAAGCACATTCTGACAGCTACATCTGCTCTTTGATACCGGGAATGCCAAATTTCCAGGCCCAGTATACCCCAG GGGGACTTCTCTATAAACAAAGTGAGAGCAATCTCCAGTATGTTACCTCTTCGTCTTTCCTTCTCCTAACATATGCCAAGTATTTACGCTCGAATGGAGGAGTTGCAGCATGTGGGGTCTCAACTATCACAGCAGATAAGATCATAGAAACTGCAAAGAGACAGGTTGACTATATATTAGGAGATAATCCAGCAAAAATGTCATACATGGTGGGTTTTGGGCAAAGGTATCCCCAGCATGTTCACCACAGAGGTTCCTCTGTGCCATCAGTGCATGCACATCCGGGACGTGTTAGCTGCAGTGACGGATTTCAATATCTCTATTCCCGCTTGCCTAATCCAAATATTCTCGTGGGAGCCATCTTAGGAGGGCCTGATAGCAGAGACAATTTCGCTGATGACAGAAACAACTATCAGCAATCTGAGCCAGCAACTTATATAAATGCCCCTTTTGTTGGGGCTGTGGCTTTCTTCTCAGACGGATCCACAACAGTCTAA
- the LOC113703321 gene encoding protein CANDIDATE G-PROTEIN COUPLED RECEPTOR 7, translated as MTMMINSINIYVLLLLLISPAVVIAEIRSSEIRNDARGIIPLDEFGFTHRGRLDLNVFSISLSSDPSSLDLSRLGFFLCTRDAWFHVLRQIDDSQITCALQSDAVDLVFTFDSLPNPPISFSKPHNISIPDQYSLVFASCLPNLRVSMKVHSAMYNLQPGPYSNRRDYLSAGKTPLPTIYFLFSLVYFALAALWIHVLYKKRLTVFAIHFFMLAVVILKALNLLCEAEDKSYINRTGSAHGWDVLFYVFSFFKGITLFSLIVLIGTGWSFLKPYLQDKEKKVLMIVIPLQVVANIAQVVIDESGPFDQDWVTWKQVFLLVDVVCCCAVLFPIVWSIKNLREAARTDGKAAVNLMKLTLFRQYYIVVICYIYFTRVVVYALETITSYRYLWTSVVAGELATLAFYVFTGYNFKPEAHNPYFVVDDEEEEAAAEQLKLEDEFEL; from the coding sequence ATGACGATGATGATCAACTCCATCAACATTTATgtccttcttcttctcctcatCTCTCCGGCAGTCGTAATCGCTGAGATTCGATCCTCCGAGATTCGCAACGATGCACGTGGCATCATCCCCTTGGACGAGTTCGGCTTCACTCACCGGGGCCGCCTCGACCTCAACGTCTTCTCCATCTCCCTCTCCTCCGACCCCTCCTCTCTCGACCTCTCCCGCCTCGGTTTCTTCCTCTGCACCCGCGATGCCTGGTTTCACGTCCTCCGCCAGATCGACGACTCCCAGATCACCTGCGCCCTCCAGTCCGACGCCGTCGATCTCGTCTTCACCTTCGACTCCCTCCCTAACCCCCCCATTTCCTTCTCCAAACCCCACAACATCTCCATCCCTGATCAGTACTCTCTCGTCTTCGCCAGCTGCCTCCCCAACCTCCGCGTCTCCATGAAAGTCCACTCCGCCATGTACAATTTGCAACCCGGTCCCTACTCCAACCGCCGCGATTATCTCTCCGCCGGTAAAACCCCCCTCCCCACgatttatttcttgttttcgCTCGTCTATTTCGCCTTGGCCGCCCTCTGGATCCATGTTCTGTACAAGAAACGCTTGACCGTCTTCGCCATCCATTTCTTCATGCTCGCCGTGGTTATCTTGAAGGCCCTCAATCTCCTGTGCGAGGCCGAGGACAAGTCTTATATTAACCGAACCGGGAGCGCCCACGGATGGGATGTCTTGTTCTACGTGTTTAGCTTCTTCAAGGGGATTACCCTCTTCTCTTTGATTGTGTTGATTGGGACTGGGTGGTCCTTTTTGAAGCCCTACTTGCAGGACAAGGAAAAGAAGGTTTTGATGATCGTCATTCCTCTTCAGGTCGTTGCTAATATAGCTCAGGTTGTGATTGATGAGTCCGGGCCGTTTGACCAAGATTGGGTCACGTGGAAGCAGGTTTTCCTGTTGGTGGATGTAGTGTGCTGTTGTGCCGTCTTGTTCCCGATTGTTTGGTCTATAAAGAACTTGCGCGAGGCTGCCAGGACTGATGGCAAGGCTGCTGTGAATTTGATGAAGTTGACCTTGTTTAGGCAGTATTATATCGTGGTCATCTGCTACATTTACTTTACGAGGGTGGTGGTGTATGCGTTGGAGACCATCACTTCGTATAGGTATCTCTGGACCAGTGTTGTGGCTGGGGAGTTGGCCACTCTTGCCTTTTATGTTTTCACTGGCTACAACTTTAAGCCTGAAGCGCACAATCCCTATTTTGTGGTTGATGATGAAGAGGAGGAGGCTGCGGCTGAGCAGTTGAAGCTTGAAGATGAATTTGAATTGTGA
- the LOC113703323 gene encoding protein BRANCHLESS TRICHOME-like produces the protein MEMEEMMMMMMISSRSSPANPRIQSISNDPITNCPTWKLYENPFYTNTPHNQKHKHQQHSRQLENKASSSNSTCSTDQLKQVHRIQLPVSARKIAASFWDLTFIRPLMESELDKARAKITELKAGLEQERKARKKAESMNKKLARELSEVKKSREALERLCEELAKQVSTGEAEMSRMHKDMEEERKMLRMAEVLREERVQMKLAEAKLLLEEKLTELEATKTKQMIDRSKVNDQEAQHRHIFSKADESFNKTWSSNGGIESADDINSISRDSSGEEIKSCVLVEKPAPTTTAIIAVDGSSGSNASAVIVAASQRRASPEPENPHIKRGIKGFVEFPKVVRAIGSKSRHFGTKLECQKAQLRILLKQKTPIRSSNHPIPLLPAS, from the coding sequence ATGGAAATGGAagagatgatgatgatgatgatgatcagcAGCAGAAGCAGCCCAGCAAATCCCAGAATTCAGTCCATTTCTAATGATCCCATTACTAATTGCCCAACCTGGAAGTTGTACGAGAACCCCTTCTACACAAATACTCCTCATAACCAAAAACATAAACATCAGCAGCACTCCCGTCAATTAGAGAACAAGGCCAGTAGTAGTAATAGTACCTGTAGTACTGATCAGCTGAAGCAAGTTCATCGTATCCAGCTTCCTGTTTCAGCAAGAAAGATCGCGGCTTCCTTTTGGGATCTAACCTTCATCAGGCCTTTGATGGAGTCTGAGCTTGACAAGGCCCGAGCCAAGATCACCGAATTGAAGGCTGGGCTGGAACAGGAGCGCAAGGCTCGTAAGAAAGCAGAATCTATGAATAAAAAGCTGGCCAGAGAACTCTCGGAGGTCAAGAAAAGCAGAGAAGCATTGGAGCGGCTGTGTGAAGAACTTGCAAAACAAGTATCAACCGGCGAGGCAGAAATGAGCAGAATGCACAAGGACATGGAGGAGGAGAGAAAGATGCTGCGGATGGCAGAGGTGTTGAGAGAAGAACGCGTCCAGATGAAGCTTGCTGAAGCAAAActtttgttggaagaaaagcTGACGGAGTTGGAGGCCACCAAAACGAAACAGATGATTGATCGGTCCAAGGTTAATGATCAAGAAGCGCAACACCGCCACATTTTTAGCAAGGCTGATGAGAGTTTTAACAAAACTTGGTCAAGTAATGGTGGGATTGAGTCTGCTGACGATATTAATAGTATCAGTCGTGATTCCTCCGGAGAAGAGATAAAATCGTGTGTTTTGGTTGAGAAACCGGCTCCTACTACGACTGCTATTATTGCTGTGGACGGTAGCAGCGGTTCAAATGCATCTGCAGTAATTGTGGCGGCAAGTCAGAGAAGAGCTTCGCCTGAGCCTGAAAATCCGCATATCAAGCGGGGCATCAAAGGATTCGTGGAATTCCCAAAAGTTGTTCGAGCGATTGGTTCCAAGAGTAGGCATTTTGGGACCAAGTTGGAGTGTCAGAAGGCTCAGCTGAGGATACTTCTCAAACAGAAGACTCCCATCCGATCATCCAATCATCCAATACCCTTATTACCAGCTAGCTAG
- the LOC113703320 gene encoding probable inactive purple acid phosphatase 27, whose translation MNSPTRYVAMLFLLMLLGSLLGSNVASAHIGIQPLSKIAIQKTTLALTDSAAIKASPIVLGLKGEDSEWVTVRFKNSAPSRYDWIGVFSPANFNGSICSSENPKEATPYLCTSPIKYQFANFSSSSYIKTGEASIKFQLINQRADFSFALFSGGLSNPSLLAVSNHITFANPKAPVYPRLAQGKSWNEMTVTWTSGYNIDEAIPFVEWGLKGQNQRRSPAGTLTFQQNSMCGSPARTVGWRDPGFIHTSFLKDLWPNTLYSYKMGHLLPNGSYVWSKVYSFRSSPYPGQNSLQRVIIFGDMGKGERDGSNEYNNYQPGSLNTTDQLIKDLNNIDIVFHIGDISYANGYISQWDQFTSQIEPIGSRVPYMIASGNHERDWPGTGSFYNGMDSGGECGVLAQNMFFVPAENREKFWYSTDFGMFHFCIADSEHDWREGSEQYRFIEKCLASVDRQKQPWLIFAAHRVLGYSSDKYYGIEGSFEEPMGRESLQKLWQKYKVDIAFYGHVHNYERTCPVYQNQCVKSGRSHYSGVVNGTIHVVVGGGGAHLSEFTTVNTSWSLYKDYDWGFIKLTSSNHSSLLFEYKKSRDGKVYDSFTISRDYTDVLACVHDGCDATTSAY comes from the exons ATGAATAGTCCTACTAGATACGTAGCGATGTTGTTTTTGCTGATGCTGCTAGGTTCTTTATTGGGCTCGAATGTTGCTTCCGCTCATATTGGGATTCAGCCTTTATccaaaatagcaattcaaaaaACCACTCTTGCTCTTACTGACTCTGCAGCGATTAAAGCCTCTCCTATTGTTCTTGGCTTGAAG GGTGAGGACTCTGAATGGGTAACTGTTCGTTTTAAAAACTCTGCACCCTCTCGGTATGATTGGATCGGAGTATTCTCCCCAGCAAACTTCAA TGGATCCATTTGTTCCTCggaaaatccaaaagaagcGACGCCATATCTATGCACGTCCCCCATAAAG TACCAATTTGCAAACTTCTCCAGTTCCTCTTATATAAAGACGGGTGAAGCTTCAATCAAGTTCCAGTTGATCAATCAGCGAGCCGATTTCTCCTTCGCATTGTTTTCAGGCGGTTTGTCAAAC CCAAGCTTACTAGCAGTTTCAAACCACATAACTTTTGCAAATCCTAAAGCACCTGTCTATCCCCGCCTTGCTCAAGGAAAGTCTTGGAATGAA ATGACAGTCACCTGGACAAGTGGCTATAATATAGATGAAGCCATTCCATTTGTTGAGTGGGGATTGAAGGGTCAGAACCAAAGGCGGTCACCAGCAGGGACACTGACATTCCAACAAAATAGCATGTGTG GTTCACCTGCTAGGACAGTTGGCTGGCGTGATCCTGGTTTCATACACACAAGCTTCTTAAAGGACCTGTGGCCAAACACTCT GTATTCCTACAAAATGGGTCACCTATTACCCAATGGTTCATATGTTTGGAGCAAGGTATACTCGTTTAGATCATCACCTTATCCAGGACAGAACTCATTACAGCGCGTAATAATATTTGGAGACATGGGAAAG GGAGAGAGAGATGGCTCCAATGAGTACAACAATTATCAGCCAGGCTCACTTAATACCACTGACCAACTGATTAAGGATCTCAATAACATTGATATAGTTTTCCATATTGGAGATATTTCATATGCGAATGGCTATATATCACAGTGGGACCAATTTACCTCACAGATTGAACCCATAGGATCTAGAGTGCCCTATATGATCGCGAG TGGCAATCATGAGCGTGATTGGCCAGGTACAGGATCCTTTTATAATGGCATGGACTCTGGAGGAGAATGCGGTGTGCTTGCTCAGAACATGTTCTTTGTCCCTGCCGAAAATAGAGAAAAGTTTTG GTATTCAACAGATTTTGGCATGTTTCACTTTTGCATAGCAGATAGTGAGCATGACTGGAGGGAGGGATCTGAACAGTATAGGTTCATTGAGAAATGCCTGGCATCAGTGGACAGGCAAAAGCAACCTTGGCTAATATTTGCTGCTCATCGGGTCCTTGGTTATTCTTCAGACAAATATTATGGCATCGAAGGCTCATTTGAAGAACCCATGGGACGGGAAAGCTTGCAGAAGCTCTGGCAGAAGTATAAGGTGGATATTGCCTTCTATGGCCATGTTCATAACTATGAAAGGACCTGCCCAGTTTACCAG AATCAGTGCGTGAAATCCGGGAGGTCGCACTACTCTGGAGTTGTGAATGGCACGATCCATGTGGTGGTTGGAGGCGGAGGAGCACATTTGTCTGAGTTTACCACAGTTAACACCAGTTGGAGCCTCTATAAGGATTACGACTGGGGATTCATCAAGCTCACCTCATCTAACCACTCCTCTCTTCTCTTCGAGTACAAGAAGAGCAGAGATGGAAAGGTTTATGATTCCTTTACGATATCAAGGGACTACACGGATGTCTTGGCGTGTGTTCATGATGGTTGTGACGCAACCACTTCGGCATATTGA
- the LOC113703322 gene encoding uncharacterized protein — translation MAPHDLRRPFKRPAISDQQRRRDLSLLRQKQNRLDAQRRARCLASSVLSFQSEPKSPSQEQSHFELELELEIEPDAEEHQGPATTYDVRQASKLRGTEARRWFAKQLMLPEWMIDVPPNLNTDWYVFARPAGKRCFVVSSNGTTVSRLRNGILLHRFPSALPNGARINNVSRSGQSYCILDCIFHEPDQTYYVIDMVCWAGFSLYECTAEFRFFWLNSKLVEVGACDTPSTFHKYRFATVPVYNCDQEGLQTAYIGPVPYVKDGLLFYNKHAHYQTGNTPLALVWKDENCSEYVIDTDSKGQVPNQQQLVLELQDDGRLATSDDPSVIFGWLNEDFIQKTGLHAGNLLRFAVNDGGLSFVDGKLEKADLQYLGQSNRARAFADSYSKVMFQYIVRHSPLKIEHLFASIGPLGDGDIASHDVEMAA, via the exons ATGGCTCCACATGATCTCCGGCGCCCATTCAAACGCCCGGCGATCTCCGACCAACAAAGACGGCGAGACCTCTCTCTGTTGCGGCAGAAACAGAACCGCCTCGACGCTCAGCGTAGAGCCCGTTGTTTAGCCTCCTCCGTCCTTTCCTTTCAGAGCGAGCCCAAATCCCCTTCCCAAGAGCAATCCCatttcgaactcgagctcgaactcgaaatCGAGCCCGACGCAGAAGAACACCAGGGCCCCGCTACAACCTATGATGTCCGACAGGCATCCAAACTTAGAGGAACTGAAGCTCGTCGCTGGTTCGCCAAGCAGCTCATGCTCCCTGAATGGATGATTGATGTCCCTCCTAACCTAAATACTGATTG gtATGTATTTGCGAGACCAGCAGGGAAACGATGTTTTGTAGTTTCGTCTAATGGGACAACAGTTAGTAGGTTACGCAATGGCATCCTTTTGCATCGCTTTCCGTCTGCACTACCCAACGGTGCCAGGATCAATAATGTCTCTAGGTCCGGTCAATCATACTGTATACTTGACTGTATATTTCATGAG CCAGACCAAACATACTATGTTATTGACATGGTTTGTTGGGCAGGATTCTCACTGTATGAGTGCACTGCTGAATTTAGATTTTTCTGGTTAAACAGCAAGCTTGTTGAGGTAGGGGCTTGTGATACTCCCTCGACTTTCCACAAATACAGATTTGCTACTGTTCCCGTCTACAACTGTGATCAGGAAGGTCTGCAAACTGCTTACATTGGACCAGTGCCTTACGTCAAAGATGGACTACTATTTTACAACAA GCATGCCCATTATCAGACAGGAAATACACCATTAGCTTTGGTCTGGAAGGATGAAAATTGTAGTGAGTACGTTATTGATACGGATAGTAAGGGACAAGTTCCGAACCAGCAACAG TTGGTCTTGGAGTTACAGGATGATGGGAGGCTTGCCACATCTGATGATCCTTCTGTTATATTTGGCTGGTTGAATGAGGATTTCATCCAAAAG ACTGGACTGCATGCTGGAAATCTTTTACGCTTTGCTGTTAATGATGGCGGGTTAAGTTTTGTAGATGGAAAGTTAGAGAAGGCAGATTTGCAATACCTTGGCCAATCCAATCGTGCGCGTGCATTTGCGGATAGTTACTCCAAG GTAATGTTCCAGTACATTGTCCGGCACTCTCCCTTGAAAATTGAACATCTTTTTGCATCAATTGGCCCTTTAGGTGATGGTGATATTGCCAGCCATGATGTGGAAATGGCGGCCTAA